The Lepidochelys kempii isolate rLepKem1 chromosome 2, rLepKem1.hap2, whole genome shotgun sequence genomic interval gcagttctgcggaaaaggacctaggggtgacagtggacgagaagctggatatgagtcagcagtgtgcccttgttgccaagaagaccaatggcattttgggatgtataagtaggggcatagcgagcagatcgagggacgtgatcgttcccctctattcgacattggtgaggcctcatctggagtactgtgtccagttttgggccccacacttcaagaaggatgtggataaattggagagagtccagcgaagggcaacaaaaatgattaggggactggaacacatgagttatgaggagaggctgagggagctgggattgtttagcctgcagaagagaagaatgaggggggatttgatagctgctttcaactacctgaaagggggttccaaagaggatggctctagactgttctcaatggtagcagatgacagaacgaggagtaatggtctcaagttgcagtgggggaggtttagattggatattaggaaaaactttttcactaagagggtggtgaaacactggaatgcgttacctagggaggtggtagaatctccttccttagaggtttttaaggtcaggcttgacaaagccctggctgggatgatttaactgggaattggtcctgctttgagcagggggttggactagatgaccttctggggtcccttccaaccctgatattctatgattctgtgattctaagaggTCAGGTATAGGAAATGataacttgcttacaaaaatattCATAGCTTTCTGATAGAATACAAATCTGTGATTCTTGACatactttatttaaaaagccATCATTTTATACAATAATAGCTTTCACTTGCATGTTTCATTTGCATGCATATCTATCTCCCAACACTAACTGTGCTGCAAGAAAGATTTTTTTGGTTTACTTTTTTCAGATACCAAGGTGACAGGTGAGATTGTCACAACCTAGCTATTGCGGCTCTATGTATTAAAGCAATAAATATGCCATAGTTGGACCAttccagcacagcacttaagcacgtgcttcacTTTAAGTGCATGACTAGTCTCACTGAGCATTAATGGTGTGACCCCTATTATGGATTATTTACCTAATGAGACGAGACTAAACCCAATCCTGACCAAACTGCAAGATGCAGTTTTTCACTAAAACCTTCCTTGGTAATAACATCTTTCTCATGGGCAGGTCACAGTTCAGAGAAAAAAAGCAGATCAGAAGCAAAGAGtaggagggagaggaaagaaaaaaaaatacagaaacatATGAAGGTGGAAAAATAAAGCTCTAAACTGTGTATTAAATAACTCCATAGATGTGCCTGGTACTTCACAGAAAAAATAAAGACAGATTTCCTACAAAgaaaatttacaatctaaggtCCCAATCCAACACATACATGCATGCCTAACTTTATGCATTGACTTTATTGGGACGACTTGTGTGTaaagcagtgttgccagctcttatGGTTGATGTTGTAAGAaagttgtggtttgtttttttttttggttcaaaagttGTGGCTAGTTTTGTTAAATTTGCGGTTTTGGGGTGGTCAGACATCAACATGTCACTAGGCAGGTGCTCCTCTGGGGAGTCTATCTCAGGGTTCCCTTCAACCTGTTTTCTGGTGAAGACTGAAGACCCTCCCTGGGTACTCCCACAAGGAGCATAAGCCCTGTGTGTGCACCCATACCTTCCAAAGCTGGACAACAGCACAGAAGGCGAGCATAACAAATGAGTGGCCTGGTCAAATATGAGTGAGTGATGCTCTGATGTGGTGCATGGGGTCTCAATGTCACTCCAATTTGCAACTATAAAAAATTGCAGTGTGTTAAAAGTTGTGGTTTGCACAACAAAATCGCAGCCTGTGATTTCCTTACAGCCTCATAATTTTAGTTTGTCTGATTTTTAGTTTTTCCGTGAAGCTTTGTGCCAGAACCATGAAAATCTGAGCATTCATTATTTCTCAAATTTCTAgtcctcctggttgcagagaacaGCTTTAAAATCACGAAGTAATCATAcactaaaggctcaaaaccccgaaggcaaattaaaaaagaGCGTTTACTTGATTAGTAGTAGTATTACCTCAGCACCCAGGAGCCATCAGGCAccaggccctgttgtgctaggtggctgtacaaacacagaacttaGACTCTAAGTAAAGCTCTtgaaaggagaaaaggaggacttgtggcaccttagagactaaccaatttatttgagcatgagctttcgtgagctacagctcacttcatcagatgtttaccgtggaaactgcagcagactttatatacacacagaaatcatgaaacaatacctcctcccaccccactgtcctgctggtaatagcttatctaaagtgatcaacaggtgggccatttccagcacaaatccaggttttctcaccctccacccccccacacaaattcactctcctgctggtgctagcccatccaaagtgacaactctttacataatcaagtcgggctatttcctgcatagatcaaggttttctcacatcccccccacccccatacacacacaaactcactctcctgctggtaatagctcatctaaactgaccattctccaggtttaaatccaagttaaaccagaacatctggggggggggggtaggaaaaaacaagaggaaacaggctaccttgcataatgacttagccactcccagtctctatttaagcctaaattaatagtatccaatttgcaaatgaattccaattcagcagtttctcgctggagtctggatttgaagtttttttgttttaagatagcgaccttcatgtctgtgatcgcgtgaccagagagattgaagtgttctccgactggtttatgaatgttataattcttgacatctgatttgtgccaATCTCTGGGCTCTACCCGGAGAGGGGGAGGCGGCTTTTATGAATGGCTGAGGCAGGCTGGCAAAGCTAAATCTGAGCACGTGCACAAGCGTTTGCGAGATTTAGGTCCTTCCATCAGCGGGCTCCACGAGACACAGTGACAGGACAACACTGGCTAGGAGGCGCCAAGCGCAGCCGCCGCGGGGCTGTTTTTAGAACGTCAGGCCCCGGGGGATGCGATTTTGACGCCTGCAGGGTTGCAGCAGAGGCGgagccgctccccccaccccggtgcAGCGTTCAGTTGGCGCATGCGCGAGACTCaccgcctcctctcccccccgTCCCCTTCCACTGTATAGGTGACTAGGGAGTTGCCTGTTTTCTGACTAGGGGCTGCGAGTCCTGAGGAGACGGAGCAGTAGGGGGGACTCATAGCTGACTCCATACAAACCTCTCTGTAAGGTCTGTTTGTTCGGCGGCTGAAGCAGGGCCGCCTCATTGAGGCACAGTGAACGCAGGCAGCCACCAGGACAGCCCCATGTTGGTGATTATATCTGGCCCCTGCAACGTGGGGTCCTTGAATGACATTGGGCCGTACAGCGCGTTAGAGAGACAAGACTTTCCCGAGAGGCCGAGTCAGGGTCTGGCAGAGCGCgagacccccccacccaaccGTCACCATGTTCCGACTCATGCTCAGTCAGGCCAAGAAACATCCAAGCGTGCGTGCCGGAGGGCGGCGGCTCCCCCCGGAGCCGGGCGGTTgtcgggagggggagggcagccGGAGCCCGGAGCCGGGCGGGTTGTCGGgagggggagcccggggccgggCGGTGTGTCGGGAGAGGCGGGGGCGGCCGGAGCCGGGcggtttgtggggaggggaggggcgggggtggaggcagCCTCAGCGCTGTAGGGGTCGGTTGGCGGCGGGACTCCCCTGGCAGGGGACTGTGGGCAAGAATCCCACCATCTGCCGCTCTCATGGGCTTAATCCCGCTGCAGGGAGAGCTCGGTCACCCCATGCGGGTCTCCtgcccttccccgccccttcccgccggttctggctcctccccaggctccgtgccccccccccccccaaccgggACTAGCGCCGCCTTGGTGTGACAGCCCCTTCCGGAGACCCGTGTGAGCCCAGCGCGGCGGTGCTGTCGTCGCCCCTGTTTTTCAGAGGCAGCTGGGCATGGCCCTAGAGTGAGAGTAGTTTAGAGGCCCAGGACCCCGTCGCCTTCCTGCAGCGCGGGGCCTTTCCAAGCCCACTCATGGTAACGACGTGATTTTTTTTCAACCCGTTTTCTCGGCTCTTGTGAACTAGCGCGCCTATCGCAGCTGCTGACAGTGTTACCCTAGAGAATCAGAGGGTTAACTTCTGCCTTCTTCTGGGCGTTGTGGGCACTTGGTAGTGGCATGTACCTGTTCCCCACCTGCTGTTCCAGAGGAGCAGGATCTCCTAGCATTAGCACACCGTACGGGCATGCTGGGTCCTTCATGACTAGGCACTGAACCTACTTAGTGACTTTCGGTAGGGTGGCTCAAAACTGATGAGCCAAATGTGTGATCACTGGGCAGGGCTTAATTTCCAGCTTTGTTTTCTAAATGGCATTATGTTTATGTTCTAATCTCTCATTCATTTCCAAATCCTTTGTTCTAGTTGATCCCTCTCTTTATCTTTATTGGAGCTGGAGGTTCTGGCGCAGCCCTGTACATTATGCGCCTGGCAATGTTCAACCCTGATGTCTGGTATGCATAAACTTTacagtatctgtatgtatatgcatgtgtgcatatatgtgtgtatgtgtatatataaaaatataatattcaAACAAACTTTGGTGTTTATGAAAAGCTTGGCACTCCTGGAGGCCCATGTTTCTAGCTGAGCTTCAGTGTGCTTCAGAGTTGAGTCTGAGGAAATTATGATTCCATGCTCATGAAGTAAATTTTGAAGACTACCTACAGTAGTGGTGGTTTTGTTATGTGCAAACTTATCAGGACAGACAAGCATTTATGTTTTCTAAGTAATTAAACACCAGTTCTATAATATATAATGCATGTTAAAAGCAGTGTGATTGGTTTATACCTTCTGCTAtattactgtatttttctttgtAGTTGGGACAAAAAGAATAACCCTGAGCCTTGGAATAAGCTGGCTCCCACTGATCAGTACAAGGTAAGAGGCAGAAAGGCTTTTAGCCATTAGGGCATCGGCTAATCTACAGATGTATGTTATCTGTGGCCTAGCTACTTTTGGAGGCTCAGCTCCGTGTGAGGCACCGGAGAGAGGTGGTGCAGGGAGGACGGAATATGCTTCCCTTGCTGTCAGTTACTGCCTAGGTTTGGATTGGGAATTAGCAGTGGAGTGATGACTTGATTTGGGAGGCAAGGCTAGATTTGAATATTAAAATGAGACCTCCTATTTAAAATTACCTTTGCTTGGAGGCAGTGTCTAATGAGCTAGAAGTCTCGTTACCTAGGGCAAAGTGTTGAATGAAGAAAGTAGTGCTGCAAATAAATTTTTCAATTCCTTGATACAGAACAACAAGGAAGAATATGCTACTCAGTAGTCAGTGTTAAATTGATATTGGAGGGAGGAGGGCAAAAGCTTTGCGCTCTAAACTACACATAGTAGATGTCATGCTAAAATCAATTTTGGAATCCAACTATTTTGATTTCAGTACTACTGCAAAAGtcttaaataattttttatgCTTCTATTAGGATGATCAAataagtacagtagaaccctgCTAACTTGCAGAGAGTGGGGTGTGTACAGcacactattttttttgtttattcacAAACTTTATCTGTGTACTTCACTTGGACAACTATGACCCATTTTTTATGACTTAGTAATTTGATAGGAAATCTTACATTCTAAAAATCTTCTGCTAAACCAGAGACCCTCATTTGTGAAAATTGAAGTGTAAACTATTGTGGTTGTATAATATTGCTGAACCCTCTTTTGCTGCATTTCTCGCTTGTTAGTCCTTCATTTCAGGAATATAGGCATTGTAAAGAGAGCTTTTGCAAGACTTCCGAAAAGGATCACTTAGTTGAGACAAACAAGATATGTGAGTCTCTGGGTCCTTTTTACAAATGCTTTTTTGTGACAGACTACAAAAGAAGTGTCTCCATTGCTATTcaaagatactttttttttttattccaaccTCCTCTATTGTTTACCATACCAAAGTTAATTTGTATGTTAAAAAATACTGCCTTTGCTGTAAACTATTTATAATACAGACCTCACAAGTGTTATGGTTAAACACTATTAAAGTTTGTAGagtattttgaaaacaaaagtgcAGTATATTTcctatttcatagaatatcagggttggaagggaccccagaaggtcatctagtccaaccccctgcttgaagcaggaccaattcccagttaaatcatcccagccagggctttgtcaagcctgaccttacaaacctctaaggaaggagattctaccacctccctaggtaacgcattccagtgtttcaccaccctcttagtgaaaaagtttttcctaatatccaatctaaacctcccccactgcaacttgagaccattactcctcgttctgtcatctgctaccattgagaacagtctagagccatcctctttggaaccccctttcaggtagttgaaagcagctatcaaatcccccctcattcttttctgcagactaaacaatcccagctccctcagcctctcctcataagtcatgtgttctagacccctaatcatttttgttgcccttcgctggactctctccaatttatccacatccttcttgtagtgtggggcccaaaactggacacagtactccagatgaggcctcaccaatgtcgaatagaggggaacgatcacgtccctcgatctactggctatgcccctacttatacgtcccaaaatgccattggccttcttggcaacaagggcacactgctgactcatatccagcttctcatccactgtcacccctaggtccttttccacagaactgctgcctagccattcggcccttagtctgtagcggtgcattggattcttccgtcctaagtgcaggaccctgcacttatccttattgaacctcatcagatttcttttggcccaatcctccaatttgtctaggtccttctgtatcctatccctcccctccagcgtatctaccactccttccagtttagtagtatccgcaaatttgctgagagtgcaatctacaccatcctccagatcatttatgaagatattgaacaaaaccagccccaggaccgacccctggggcactccacttgacaccggctgccaactagacatagagccattgatcactatccgttgagcccgacaatctagccagctttctacccaccttatagtgcattcatccagcccatacttccttaacttgctgacaagaatactgtgggagaccgtgtcaaaagctttgctaaagtcaagaaacaattcatccactgctttcccttcatccacagaaccagtaatctcatcataaaaggcgattagattagtcaggcatgaccttcccttggtgaatccatgctggctgttcctgatcactttcctctcatgcaagtgcttcaggattgattctttgaggacctgctccatgatttttccagggactgaggtgaggctgactggcctgtagttcccaggatcatcctccttcccttttttaaagattggcactacattagcctttttccagtcatccgggacttcccccgttcgccaagagttttcaaagataatggccaatggctctgcaatcacagccgccaattccttcagcgctttcggatgcaactcgtccggccccatggacttgtgcatgtccagcttttctaaatagtccctaaccacctctatctccacagagggctggccatctcttccccattttgtgatgcccagcgcagcagtctgggagctgaccttgttagttcAATATAAAAAGTTTAAACCTCATACTTGTAGCAGATTCACAGTCCGTTTAGCTTCTCGAGTTAACCATCACTGGCAGTAGAAAAAACTCAAGTTTACCTAAGAGATTGTTACCACAGTATCTTCAGTATTATGCTTACTAAAAGGAAATCTCCAAATGCTGACATTTTGTTCTAAGGCAAATGGCCATATGTAGTGTAGTTTTTTTACACTTCTGGAGAAAGGTCAAAAGAAAAACCCACTTTTGCACTCTTTATCAGTTATGTTAATGGGAAACTATCCTAGGTGTAGATGCTTTTATTTAATGCTAAAAATATGCTATAGGTTGGTCCTCTTCTGAATAACGGTATAACTTCTGTAGTGTTCCCAGCCTTGTACTGGCATAAGAAGCAGAAATCTCAAGGTTTACCATATTTGGTCCTGTGTATCCTTTGCATTTTTTCCTGGCAGTGTCACTAAAACAACTCCTCATGTGTTGTGGAAACTAAAGTAGTTGAAAGTATTGGAAATTATAGATACAGTGGCTGATGACGTATAATTCTGATAAACACAAtaaaaagtttctttttaaagcagATCTCTAGGGAAATTTGTTAAGGAAAGCAACTGTTTTCCAAACTAATATGCAGAATCTCAGGATTATAGTGAGTAAGGTAGAAGCGTGTAATGAGAATGAATGTGTTTATGCAATCTTAACCCCTTCGTTCTAGTTGCTCAAACTTGCTAAAACTCGCTTGATTTGGTCTCTGACCAAAGGTGACTTGTTTTGAAGTATGGGTTTAAAAAATGGCTCCAAAGCTTGAACCCTGTAACTTGAACTTAAAGCAAAAATCTATATGCAGTACACTTTTCACTGCACAGCTCAAGTGAGCCTGTATATTTTAGCTGTATAAGTGTACAAGCTGAAATCCTGATCCTCCAAATTGATCTCCATGGGTATATCGCTGAACCCATACAAGTAAAGTCAGTGGGCTCTGCACAGGCTTGCCTGCACAGATCAGCTTGGTGGGTCAGGATTCTTATGAGAAATCTGA includes:
- the NDUFA4 gene encoding cytochrome c oxidase subunit NDUFA4; this encodes MFRLMLSQAKKHPSLIPLFIFIGAGGSGAALYIMRLAMFNPDVCWDKKNNPEPWNKLAPTDQYKFYSVNVDYSKLKKDRPDF